TCCTTTCATTTCGGTCGAGCCCCAGGGTTTTCTTCAGCGACTGAAACATTCACTTCACCTCGTTCGGTGTCTGGCGCGGGGAGCGTACCTCAAAGTGACATTATATTCCCCTCCGTAAGGAGCGTCAAAAAAAGAGGGGCGGCCATGGCCGTCTCGCAAAGGATGGGCCGCTTTGATCAATGGTGCCTGCGCTGGGCGGGAACCCCGGGGGAGAATAAAGGGGGTTCAGGAAAGGAGGCTTTTTGCCTTGACCAGGTACTCCATCCCGGACCAAAGCGTCGCGACCAAGGCGACCCACATCGCCGGCAGACCGCCAGGAAGGTCGAAGATCATGAGGAGGATCGCAATGATCTGGGTCACGGTCTTGACCTTGCCCCCTCTTGATGCCGAGATCACCACGCCCTCGGAGGCGGCGACCATGCGGAGGCCGGTGACGAAAAACTCCCTGG
This window of the Thermovirga sp. genome carries:
- the pgsA gene encoding CDP-diacylglycerol--glycerol-3-phosphate 3-phosphatidyltransferase, producing the protein TDTFDGYFARKHGMVTNLGKIIDPLADKILVIAALISLVQLQRLPAWIVVIILSREFFVTGLRMVAASEGVVISASRGGKVKTVTQIIAILLMIFDLPGGLPAMWVALVATLWSGMEYLVKAKSLLS